One Setaria viridis chromosome 5, Setaria_viridis_v4.0, whole genome shotgun sequence genomic region harbors:
- the LOC117855313 gene encoding uncharacterized protein, with amino-acid sequence MQLASCEFSAAARRPGAADLFSRRPSSTTAAAAPALLTVTKKPAAARCHCSSRSRGDDAEFGGGGGRLVDEGMLVLRRRIHEMRAAERNWEPPEEWAAWEKEWYGTYDADVCDLLGALQAFLVSSRPGVGVGLLAALVLAVPASAFVLVTHLLDASRAIISNLQH; translated from the coding sequence ATGCAACTCGCGAGCTGCGaattctccgccgccgcccgtcgtcccGGAGCGGCAGACCTGTTCAGCCGCCGACCTtcctcgacgacggcggcggcagcgcctgcATTATTGACCGTCACCAAGaaacccgccgccgcgcgctgccACTGCTCGTCCCGCTCCCGCGGCGACGACGCGgagttcggcggcggcggcgggcggctggtgGACGAGGGGATGCTCGTCCTGCGCCGGCGGATCCACGAGATGCGGGCCGCGGAGCGGAACTGGGAGCCGCCCGAGGAGTGGGCGGCGTGGGAGAAGGAGTGGTACGGCACCTACGACGCCGACGTCTGCGACCTCCTCGGCGCGCTCCAGGCGTTCCTCGTCAGCTCCCGCCCCGGCGTCGGGGTGGGGCTCCTGGCCGCGCTCGTGCTCGCCGTGCCGGCATCTGCATTCGTGCTCGTCACACACCTCCTCGATGCTTCACGGGCGATCATCTCCAATCTTCAGCACTGA